From one Brachypodium distachyon strain Bd21 chromosome 4, Brachypodium_distachyon_v3.0, whole genome shotgun sequence genomic stretch:
- the LOC100832702 gene encoding methyl-CpG-binding domain-containing protein 2 isoform X3, producing MDSSKSTQALKKSQTMLSGTDGHQFDNDEFTSEGALDKMVVSKSETSDKGQDEFGENHSPSLQQSTPSNTPNRGSPCIGAFTIQCAKCFKWRLVPTKEKYEEIREHIIQEPFECERAREWKPDVTCDDPEDISQDGSRLWAIDKPNIARAPNGWERQIRIRGEGGTKFADVYLKENPEYGEKGVKSTQFSFQIPRPLRENYVKHVKKRPKLASPSDEANIITSKPLQPVEANPISWAAPPTHEGQASEQVSHAADPFGSVEAELTRKRKAESSPGEVNASDELKPKIEDAQNGDTSTA from the exons ATGGACAGTTCTAAATCTACTCAAGCACTGAAGAAGAGCCAGACAATGTTGTCTGGTACAGATGGCCACCAATTTGACAATGACGAGTTCACATCTGAAGGTGCATTAGATAAAATGGTAGTTTCAAAGTCTGAAACATCAGATAAAGGGCAAGATGAATTTGGAGAAAACCATTCCCCATCTTTGCAGCAATCAACTCCTTCTAATACGCCAAACCGTGGATCTCCATGTATCGGGGCATTCACTATCCAATGCGCAAAGTGTTTCAAATGGAGACTTGTTccaacaaaagagaaatatgAAGAAATACGTGAGCACATTATACAGGAACCTTTTGAGTGTGAACGAGCACGTGAGTGGAAACCTGATGTAACATGTGATGACCCCGAAGATATATCTCAGGATGGAAGCAGACTCTGGGCTATTGATAAACCCAATATTGCACGAGCCCCTAATGGATGGGAAAGGCAGATTAGAATAAGAGGTGAAGGAGGCACCAAATTTGCAGATGT GTACCTCAAAGAGAATCCAGAGTATGGTGAGAAGGGTGTAAAATCAACTCAATTTTCATTCCAGATACCTAGACCTCTTCGGGAGAACTATGTCAAACATGTCAAAAAGCGTCCTAAGTTAGCGAGTCCAAGTGATGAAGCAAACATAATCACTTCTAAGCCTCTTCAACCAGTGGAAG CGAACCCCATATCCTGGGCAGCTCCTCCAACACATGAGGGTCAGGCAAGTGAACAAGTTTCTCATGCCGCTGATCCATTTGGATCAGTAGAGGCGGAGCTAACCCGGAAGAGGAAAGCAGAAAGTTCTCCAGGAGAAGTAAATGCGTCTGATGAACTGAAACCCAAGATAGAGGATGCTCAGAATGGAGATACTTCTACTGCCTGA
- the LOC100832702 gene encoding methyl-CpG-binding domain-containing protein 2 isoform X2, with translation MDSSKSTQALKKSQTMLSGTDGHQFDNDEFTSEGALDKMVVSKSETSDKGQDEFGENHSPSLQQSTPSNTPNRGSPCIGAFTIQCAKCFKWRLVPTKEKYEEIREHIIQEPFECERAREWKPDVTCDDPEDISQDGSRLWAIDKPNIARAPNGWERQIRIRGEGGTKFADVYYTSPSGRKLRSQVEVDKYLKENPEYGEKGVKSTQFSFQIPRPLRENYVKHVKKRPKLASPSDEANIITSKPLQPVEANPISWAAPPTHEGQASEQVSHAADPFGSVEAELTRKRKAESSPGEVNASDELKPKIEDAQNGDTSTA, from the exons ATGGACAGTTCTAAATCTACTCAAGCACTGAAGAAGAGCCAGACAATGTTGTCTGGTACAGATGGCCACCAATTTGACAATGACGAGTTCACATCTGAAGGTGCATTAGATAAAATGGTAGTTTCAAAGTCTGAAACATCAGATAAAGGGCAAGATGAATTTGGAGAAAACCATTCCCCATCTTTGCAGCAATCAACTCCTTCTAATACGCCAAACCGTGGATCTCCATGTATCGGGGCATTCACTATCCAATGCGCAAAGTGTTTCAAATGGAGACTTGTTccaacaaaagagaaatatgAAGAAATACGTGAGCACATTATACAGGAACCTTTTGAGTGTGAACGAGCACGTGAGTGGAAACCTGATGTAACATGTGATGACCCCGAAGATATATCTCAGGATGGAAGCAGACTCTGGGCTATTGATAAACCCAATATTGCACGAGCCCCTAATGGATGGGAAAGGCAGATTAGAATAAGAGGTGAAGGAGGCACCAAATTTGCAGATGT GTACTATACTTCTCCTTCCGGGAGGAAACTGAGGTCACAGGTTGAAGTTGATAA GTACCTCAAAGAGAATCCAGAGTATGGTGAGAAGGGTGTAAAATCAACTCAATTTTCATTCCAGATACCTAGACCTCTTCGGGAGAACTATGTCAAACATGTCAAAAAGCGTCCTAAGTTAGCGAGTCCAAGTGATGAAGCAAACATAATCACTTCTAAGCCTCTTCAACCAGTGGAAG CGAACCCCATATCCTGGGCAGCTCCTCCAACACATGAGGGTCAGGCAAGTGAACAAGTTTCTCATGCCGCTGATCCATTTGGATCAGTAGAGGCGGAGCTAACCCGGAAGAGGAAAGCAGAAAGTTCTCCAGGAGAAGTAAATGCGTCTGATGAACTGAAACCCAAGATAGAGGATGCTCAGAATGGAGATACTTCTACTGCCTGA
- the LOC100832702 gene encoding methyl-CpG-binding domain-containing protein 2 isoform X1, with product MDSSKSTQALKKSQTMLSGTDGHQFDNDEFTSEGALDKMVVSKSETSDKGQDEFGENHSPSLQQSTPSNTPNRGSPCIGAFTIQCAKCFKWRLVPTKEKYEEIREHIIQEPFECERAREWKPDVTCDDPEDISQDGSRLWAIDKPNIARAPNGWERQIRIRGEGGTKFADVHYLRFRYYTSPSGRKLRSQVEVDKYLKENPEYGEKGVKSTQFSFQIPRPLRENYVKHVKKRPKLASPSDEANIITSKPLQPVEANPISWAAPPTHEGQASEQVSHAADPFGSVEAELTRKRKAESSPGEVNASDELKPKIEDAQNGDTSTA from the exons ATGGACAGTTCTAAATCTACTCAAGCACTGAAGAAGAGCCAGACAATGTTGTCTGGTACAGATGGCCACCAATTTGACAATGACGAGTTCACATCTGAAGGTGCATTAGATAAAATGGTAGTTTCAAAGTCTGAAACATCAGATAAAGGGCAAGATGAATTTGGAGAAAACCATTCCCCATCTTTGCAGCAATCAACTCCTTCTAATACGCCAAACCGTGGATCTCCATGTATCGGGGCATTCACTATCCAATGCGCAAAGTGTTTCAAATGGAGACTTGTTccaacaaaagagaaatatgAAGAAATACGTGAGCACATTATACAGGAACCTTTTGAGTGTGAACGAGCACGTGAGTGGAAACCTGATGTAACATGTGATGACCCCGAAGATATATCTCAGGATGGAAGCAGACTCTGGGCTATTGATAAACCCAATATTGCACGAGCCCCTAATGGATGGGAAAGGCAGATTAGAATAAGAGGTGAAGGAGGCACCAAATTTGCAGATGT CCATTATCTTCGTTTCAGGTACTATACTTCTCCTTCCGGGAGGAAACTGAGGTCACAGGTTGAAGTTGATAA GTACCTCAAAGAGAATCCAGAGTATGGTGAGAAGGGTGTAAAATCAACTCAATTTTCATTCCAGATACCTAGACCTCTTCGGGAGAACTATGTCAAACATGTCAAAAAGCGTCCTAAGTTAGCGAGTCCAAGTGATGAAGCAAACATAATCACTTCTAAGCCTCTTCAACCAGTGGAAG CGAACCCCATATCCTGGGCAGCTCCTCCAACACATGAGGGTCAGGCAAGTGAACAAGTTTCTCATGCCGCTGATCCATTTGGATCAGTAGAGGCGGAGCTAACCCGGAAGAGGAAAGCAGAAAGTTCTCCAGGAGAAGTAAATGCGTCTGATGAACTGAAACCCAAGATAGAGGATGCTCAGAATGGAGATACTTCTACTGCCTGA